In Ischnura elegans chromosome 6, ioIscEleg1.1, whole genome shotgun sequence, one genomic interval encodes:
- the LOC124161159 gene encoding uncharacterized protein LOC124161159, with the protein MFLGMAGQRLALVLGIAVLMSFAEGRPQFGDDGIPIRRYRQSDGRHNLEVMQQPSSSQPIRPFSQADGRDEVRDISQSLPVRPFNQRETDDLPVRPFDQYDNRGSTGSSSSRVVPPPSSQPVRPFESTRDQGGRHTSPRREEDPNQSRAHITPLNPRITLQSGRDGQQHRAPQHQHQGTQHQNTQHHTASQRSDEIPHWSSGQVRLDSGPSKAHQSTSTVLHRDNRKTNPQEQSKTSSRVEQSQQGGGPSVRMGPGKGMGDSLDQGKSDGTQEVIVFPGPTKETNKGKFAPGSVAPNCAKGSTFCESVDNYPTEHVKVVLRKGGDTLKEFFGNDLLLNDTSISQRIDSTDENTLCQSVEQVVYPKVAQNKDERWMYVVNQEEYIQGVRVEKCLRPGSECLLTSAFPLGYKTVCRQKYIYRRLLALNNNGEPQSDTFRLPSCCSCFVKAVSTVDRRR; encoded by the exons ATGTCCTTTGCTGAAGGAAGACCGCAGTTTGGGGACGATGGCATCCCAATCAGGCGTTACAGACAGTCGGATGGCAGGCACAACCTTGAGGTGATGCAACAGCCTTCCTCCAGCCAACCTATCCGACCGTTCAGCCAGGCAGACGGCAGGGACGAAGTACGCGACATCTCACAGAGTCTTCCGGTTAGGCCCTTCAACCAGAGGGAAACCGATGACCTCCCGGTGCGCCCCTTTGACCAGTATGACAACAGGGGATCTACCGGAAGTTCATCTTCAAGGGTGGTACCTCCACCATCATCCCAGCCAGTCAGGCCCTTCGAATCTACCAGAGACCAAGGGGGTAGACACACATCCCCTAGACGGGAAGAGGACCCCAACCAATCACGCGCCCACATAACTCCCCTGAACCCACGCATAACCCTCCAGTCAGGTCGGGACGGGCAGCAGCACCGGGCACCACAACACCAGCACCAAGGCACCCAGCACCAAAACACGCAGCACCACACAGCCTCGCAGAGGAGTGACGAGATACCGCATTGGTCATCCGGCCAAGTCCGCCTGGACTCCGGCCCGTCTAAGGCTCACCAGTCCACCTCCACAGTTCTGCACAGGGACAACAGGAAAACCAACCCTCAGGAGCAGAGCAAGACCAGCTCGAGGGTCGAACAGTCGCAGCAAGGTGGGGGTCCCTCCGTTCGCATGGGTCCAGGCAAGGGGATGGGAGATTCATTAGACCAGGGCAAGTCGGATGGCACCCAAGAGGTCATTGTATTCCCAGGGCCCACCAAGGAGACAAACAAGGGGAAGTTTGCTCCTGGGTCTGTCGCGCCAAACTGTGCAAAAGGCAGCACTTTCTGTGAATCTGTGGACAACTATCCCAC TGAGCACGTGAAGGTAGTCTTGAGAAAGGGAGGAGATACTCTGAAGGAATTTTTTGGCAACGACCTATTG ttgaATGACACCTCGATTTCTCAGCGAATTGATTCCACAGATGAGAATACCTTGTGCCAATCTGTT GAACAAGTAGTGTATCCAAAAGTGGCGCAGAACAAAGACGAGAGATGGATGTACGTGGTGAATCAAGAGGAGTACATCCAAGGTGTCAGGGTTGAGAAATGCCT GAGACCTGGGTCAGAATGCCTTCTGACCTCAGCATTTCCTTTGGGATATAAAACTGTTTGCCGGCAGAAATACATATACAGAAGATTGTTGGCGTTGAATAATAATGGAGAACCACAGTCTGACACATTCCGTCTGCCATCCTGCTGCTCATGCTTTGTCAAAGCTGTGTCTACAGTAGATAGGAGAAGATAA